A single Hippocampus zosterae strain Florida chromosome 17, ASM2543408v3, whole genome shotgun sequence DNA region contains:
- the thoc6 gene encoding THO complex subunit 6 homolog isoform X1: MGPVELLHMSVFSQSFSPCGRFLAAGNNYGEIAIFSLCAALSPDTSEAGRKPVLTFSAHDGPVFCLESFGGHLLSAGDGSVSAWNWADLIKKNVKALWTRRPEYKASMEIPEINAMVINPRDNSVVFGGGDNNVHILDLEHGVFKSVFRGHSDYVHCLSVREREGEVLSGSEDGAVRMWDTRTSQCVHCVEVHKYQLLVFPCLSEMCPPPVWQVDQLFDHRLRLDAVRRRPVTFPVAPSLPDADVRLRFERLPETSHILSGHDSGSGPRSHRVPLPAGGTGQGSDPVHAQQHQQPGAQHQQHRAPGVDGGRKQPVPGRVHQRVLQSLFTMLLMHTSKFFYFVFLMA, translated from the exons ATGGGGCCGGTCGAG TTGCTGCACATGTCGGTGTTCTCTCAAAGTTTTTCACCGTGTGGACGCTTCCTGGCGGCGGGAAACAATTACGGGGAGATCGCCATCTTCAG TTTGTGCGCAGCGCTGAGCCCTGATACGTCGGAGGCAGGTCGAAAGCCCGTGTTAACGTTTTCAG CTCATGACGGTCCAGTGTTTTGTCTGGAGTCGTTTGGTGGCCATCTGCTGAGCGCCGGGGATGGATCGGTCAGCGCCTGGAATTGGGCTGACCTCATCAAGAAG AACGTCAAAGCTCTGTGGACAAGAAGACCAGAATACAA AGCCAGCATGGAGATCCCTGAGATCAACGCCATGGTCATCAACCCCAGA GACAACAGCGTGGTGTTTGGCGGCGGTGACAACAACGTTCACATCCTAGACCTGGAGCATGGCGTCTTCAAG TCAGTCTTCAGGGGACACTCGGACTACGTCCACTGTCTGAGTGTGAGGGAGCGCGAAGGTGAGGTTCTGTCGGGCAGCGAGGATGGCGCCGTCAGGATGTGGG ACACCAGGACGTCTCAGTGCGTTCACTGCGTGGAGGTGCACAAGTACCAA ctccTCGTCTTTCCTTGTTTGTCAGAAATGTGCCCGCCCCCAGTTTGGCAAGTGGATCAGCTGTTTGACCACCGACTCAGATTGGATG CTGTGCGGCGGCGGCCCGTCACTTTCCCTGTGGCACCTTCGCTCCCTGACGCCGACGTCCGTCTTCGCTTTGAGCGGCTGCCAGAGACGAGCCACATTCTATCAGGACATG ATTCTGGCAGTGGGCCAAGGTCCCACCGTGTCCCACTGCCTGCTGGGGGGACAGGTCAAGGCTCAGATCCCGTGCAcgcccaacaacatcaacagcCTGGAGCTCAACACCAACAGCACCGAGCACCAG GTGTTGACGGTGGCAGGAAGCAGCCAGTTCCTGGACGTGTTCACCAACGTGTCTTACAGAGCCTTTTCACTATGCTTTTGATGCACACGTCAAagtttttctattttgtttttttgatggcGTGA
- the thoc6 gene encoding THO complex subunit 6 homolog isoform X2, which produces MGPVELLHMSVFSQSFSPCGRFLAAGNNYGEIAIFSLCAALSPDTSEAGRKPVLTFSAHDGPVFCLESFGGHLLSAGDGSVSAWNWADLIKKNVKALWTRRPEYKASMEIPEINAMVINPRDNSVVFGGGDNNVHILDLEHGVFKSVFRGHSDYVHCLSVREREGEVLSGSEDGAVRMWDTRTSQCVHCVEVHKYQKCARPQFGKWISCLTTDSDWMLCGGGPSLSLWHLRSLTPTSVFALSGCQRRATFYQDMILAVGQGPTVSHCLLGGQVKAQIPCTPNNINSLELNTNSTEHQVLTVAGSSQFLDVFTNVSYRAFSLCF; this is translated from the exons ATGGGGCCGGTCGAG TTGCTGCACATGTCGGTGTTCTCTCAAAGTTTTTCACCGTGTGGACGCTTCCTGGCGGCGGGAAACAATTACGGGGAGATCGCCATCTTCAG TTTGTGCGCAGCGCTGAGCCCTGATACGTCGGAGGCAGGTCGAAAGCCCGTGTTAACGTTTTCAG CTCATGACGGTCCAGTGTTTTGTCTGGAGTCGTTTGGTGGCCATCTGCTGAGCGCCGGGGATGGATCGGTCAGCGCCTGGAATTGGGCTGACCTCATCAAGAAG AACGTCAAAGCTCTGTGGACAAGAAGACCAGAATACAA AGCCAGCATGGAGATCCCTGAGATCAACGCCATGGTCATCAACCCCAGA GACAACAGCGTGGTGTTTGGCGGCGGTGACAACAACGTTCACATCCTAGACCTGGAGCATGGCGTCTTCAAG TCAGTCTTCAGGGGACACTCGGACTACGTCCACTGTCTGAGTGTGAGGGAGCGCGAAGGTGAGGTTCTGTCGGGCAGCGAGGATGGCGCCGTCAGGATGTGGG ACACCAGGACGTCTCAGTGCGTTCACTGCGTGGAGGTGCACAAGTACCAA AAATGTGCCCGCCCCCAGTTTGGCAAGTGGATCAGCTGTTTGACCACCGACTCAGATTGGATG CTGTGCGGCGGCGGCCCGTCACTTTCCCTGTGGCACCTTCGCTCCCTGACGCCGACGTCCGTCTTCGCTTTGAGCGGCTGCCAGAGACGAGCCACATTCTATCAGGACATG ATTCTGGCAGTGGGCCAAGGTCCCACCGTGTCCCACTGCCTGCTGGGGGGACAGGTCAAGGCTCAGATCCCGTGCAcgcccaacaacatcaacagcCTGGAGCTCAACACCAACAGCACCGAGCACCAG GTGTTGACGGTGGCAGGAAGCAGCCAGTTCCTGGACGTGTTCACCAACGTGTCTTACAGAGCCTTTTCACTATGCTTTTGA
- the med15 gene encoding mediator of RNA polymerase II transcription subunit 15 isoform X2 has protein sequence MEVPGPDSDWRSPQFRQKVVTQIEEAKRKAGSGHSKSSTEMENQVYIKAKTREEYLSLVARLIIHYRDIHKKTMGGPDPINALTNLTGVGGGPGSIGMGPRPTGAPVGGMGAMAPMQIGQHAMPGVSGNPQPLGGPAQLAMQQQQQNLQFQQFQQQQFQVQQQMRAQQQQMHQNQQQQNQQQQNQMHQSRMQQQQQMVQLQLQQQHAQSIQHMVQQQAQPGPMQPLLQQQQQQAPMVQQSLAGQMASAQHVPINSLSQQQHQLKMQQAFQARAALQQQHQMAAASGQLVRPNMQIPARPPRPPLAPAIPPPNAAAVTQQVQQHAMMSSPSPVQVQTPQSMPPPPQPSPQPPTSQPNSASSGPTPSPGGFQPSPSPQPSQSPSTARTPQNYGVPSPGPLSTPGNPNSVMSPAGAASQEDQQYMEKLKQLSKYIEPLRRMINKIDKNEERKKDLSKMKSLLNILTDPNTRCPLKTLQKCEIALEKLKNDMAVPTPPPPLPPKQPYLCQPLLDAVMANLRSPVFNHSLHRTFAPAMAAIHGPPITGPLVLSRKRKQDEDERQTVPNILQGEVARLDVKFLVHLDPAHCSNNGAVHLLCKLEDKNLPSVPPLQLSVPADYPDQSPYWSDHADHYGANHFLQAVHRTLASKLLQLPDKHSLTEILHTWAQSVRQACLSAA, from the exons ATGGAGGTTCCGGGACCCGACAGCGACTGGAGAAGTCCTCAGTTCAGGCAGAAAGTCGTCACTCAGAT CGAGGAGGCCAAGAGGAAAGCGGGAAGCGGACACAGTAAGTCAAGCACGGAGATGGAGAACCAAGTTTACATCAAAGCCAAGACCAGA GAAGAGTATCTGTCCCTGGTGGCCAGGCTCATCATCCACTACCGTGACATTC ACAAGAAGACCATGGGAGGTCCGG ATCCCATCAATGCCCTGACTAACCTGACTGGCGTCGGAGGGGGCCCGGGCTCCATCGGCATGGGGCCCCGCCCCACCGGCGCCCCCGTCGGAGGAATGGGGGCCATGGCGCCCATGCAGATTGGCCAGCATGCCATGCCGGGGGTTTCTGGAAACCCGCAACCCC TGGGGGGTCCCGCCCAGTTGgccatgcagcagcagcagcagaacttGCAGTTCCAGCAgttccagcagcagcagttccAGGTTCAGCAGCAGATGAGagcccagcagcagcagatgcACCAGaaccaacagcagcaaaaccagcagcagcagaaccAG ATGCATCAGTCCaggatgcagcagcagcagcagatggtGCAgttgcagctgcagcagcagcacgcgCAGTCTATTCAGCACATGGTCCAGCAGCAGGCGCAACCGGGCCCCATGCAGCCGctcctgcagcagcagcagcagcaggccccCATGGTGCAGCAGTCTCTAGCCGGACAGATGGCGAGCGCCCAGCACGTCCCCATCAACTCGCTGAGtcagcagcagcaccagctcAAGATGCAGCAGGCCTTCCAG GCCCGGGCAGCGTTGCAGCAGCAACATCAGATGGCGGCCGCATCAGGACAA CTGGTACGTCCCAACATGCAGATTCCGGCCCGGCCGCCCCGGCCTCCGCTGGCCCCGGCCATCCCGCCCCCCAACGCCGCCGCCGTGACGCAGCAG GTACAGCAGCATGCCATGATGTCGTCACCTTCGCCAGTGCAGGTCCAGACCCCACAGTCCATGCCTCCTCCGCCCCAGCCGTCTCCTCAGCCTCCCACCTCGCAGCCCAACTCGGCCAG CTCGGGTCCCACGCCATCTCCCGGGGGGTTCCAGCCCAGCCCCTCCCCTCAGCCCTCACAGAGTCCATCTACCGCCAGGACACCCCAGAACTATGGGGTCCCCTCGCCTGGCCCACTTAGCACtccag GAAACCCAAACTCTGTGATGAGTCCCGCGGGGGCGGCGTCCCAGGAGGATCAGCAGTACATGGAAAAACTCAAACAGCTTTCCAAATACATCGAGCCTCTGCGCCGCATGATCAACAAGATTGACAAGAATGAAG AGCGAAAGAAGGACCTCAGCAAAATGAAGAGTCTCCTCAACATCCTCACGGACCCCAACACAAG GTGTCCTCTGAAAACGCTCCAAAAGTGCGAGATCGCGTTGGAGAAGCTGAAGAATGACATGGCCGTG CcgacgcccccgccgccgctgccACCCAAGCAGCCCTATTTGTGCCAGCCGCTACTCGACGCCGTCATGGCCAACCTGCGCTCTCCCGTATTTAACCACTCGCTACACCGCACCTTCGCCCCCGCCATGGCCGCCATTCACGGGCCGCCCATCAC TGGTCCGCTGGTTCTGTCACGGAAGAGGAAGCAGGACGAGGATGAGCGTCAGACGGTCCCCAACATCCTGCAGGGGGAGGTGGCCCGGCTGGATGTCAAGTTCCTAGTGCACCTGGACCCGGCCCACTGCAGCAACAATGGTGCCGTGCACCTGCTCTGCAAGCTGG AGGACAAAAACCTTCCGAGCGTTCCGCCGCTGCAGCTCAGCGTTCCCGCAGACTATCCGGACCAGAGCCCCTATTGGTCTGACCACGCCGACCATTACG GCGCCAACCATTTCCTGCAGGCGGTGCATAGGACCCTGGCGTCCAAGCTGCTGCAGCTTCCCGACAAGCATTCGCTGACAGAGATTCTGCACACGTGGGCACAGAGCGTCCGCCAGGCCTGTTTGTCCGCCGCGTGA
- the med15 gene encoding mediator of RNA polymerase II transcription subunit 15 isoform X1 yields MEVPGPDSDWRSPQFRQKVVTQIEEAKRKAGSGHSKSSTEMENQVYIKAKTREEYLSLVARLIIHYRDIHKKTMGGPDPINALTNLTGVGGGPGSIGMGPRPTGAPVGGMGAMAPMQIGQHAMPGVSGNPQPLGGPAQLAMQQQQQNLQFQQFQQQQFQVQQQMRAQQQQMHQNQQQQNQQQQNQMHQSRMQQQQQMVQLQLQQQHAQSIQHMVQQQAQPGPMQPLLQQQQQQAPMVQQSLAGQMASAQHVPINSLSQQQHQLKMQQAFQARAALQQQHQMAAASGQLVRPNMQIPARPPRPPLAPAIPPPNAAAVTQQVQQHAMMSSPSPVQVQTPQSMPPPPQPSPQPPTSQPNSASSGPTPSPGGFQPSPSPQPSQSPSTARTPQNYGVPSPGPLSTPGNPNSVMSPAGAASQEDQQYMEKLKQLSKYIEPLRRMINKIDKNEERKKDLSKMKSLLNILTDPNTRCPLKTLQKCEIALEKLKNDMAVVRHAPFLHHHPPPPRIFTCLRLYAFGQPTPPPPLPPKQPYLCQPLLDAVMANLRSPVFNHSLHRTFAPAMAAIHGPPITGPLVLSRKRKQDEDERQTVPNILQGEVARLDVKFLVHLDPAHCSNNGAVHLLCKLEDKNLPSVPPLQLSVPADYPDQSPYWSDHADHYGANHFLQAVHRTLASKLLQLPDKHSLTEILHTWAQSVRQACLSAA; encoded by the exons ATGGAGGTTCCGGGACCCGACAGCGACTGGAGAAGTCCTCAGTTCAGGCAGAAAGTCGTCACTCAGAT CGAGGAGGCCAAGAGGAAAGCGGGAAGCGGACACAGTAAGTCAAGCACGGAGATGGAGAACCAAGTTTACATCAAAGCCAAGACCAGA GAAGAGTATCTGTCCCTGGTGGCCAGGCTCATCATCCACTACCGTGACATTC ACAAGAAGACCATGGGAGGTCCGG ATCCCATCAATGCCCTGACTAACCTGACTGGCGTCGGAGGGGGCCCGGGCTCCATCGGCATGGGGCCCCGCCCCACCGGCGCCCCCGTCGGAGGAATGGGGGCCATGGCGCCCATGCAGATTGGCCAGCATGCCATGCCGGGGGTTTCTGGAAACCCGCAACCCC TGGGGGGTCCCGCCCAGTTGgccatgcagcagcagcagcagaacttGCAGTTCCAGCAgttccagcagcagcagttccAGGTTCAGCAGCAGATGAGagcccagcagcagcagatgcACCAGaaccaacagcagcaaaaccagcagcagcagaaccAG ATGCATCAGTCCaggatgcagcagcagcagcagatggtGCAgttgcagctgcagcagcagcacgcgCAGTCTATTCAGCACATGGTCCAGCAGCAGGCGCAACCGGGCCCCATGCAGCCGctcctgcagcagcagcagcagcaggccccCATGGTGCAGCAGTCTCTAGCCGGACAGATGGCGAGCGCCCAGCACGTCCCCATCAACTCGCTGAGtcagcagcagcaccagctcAAGATGCAGCAGGCCTTCCAG GCCCGGGCAGCGTTGCAGCAGCAACATCAGATGGCGGCCGCATCAGGACAA CTGGTACGTCCCAACATGCAGATTCCGGCCCGGCCGCCCCGGCCTCCGCTGGCCCCGGCCATCCCGCCCCCCAACGCCGCCGCCGTGACGCAGCAG GTACAGCAGCATGCCATGATGTCGTCACCTTCGCCAGTGCAGGTCCAGACCCCACAGTCCATGCCTCCTCCGCCCCAGCCGTCTCCTCAGCCTCCCACCTCGCAGCCCAACTCGGCCAG CTCGGGTCCCACGCCATCTCCCGGGGGGTTCCAGCCCAGCCCCTCCCCTCAGCCCTCACAGAGTCCATCTACCGCCAGGACACCCCAGAACTATGGGGTCCCCTCGCCTGGCCCACTTAGCACtccag GAAACCCAAACTCTGTGATGAGTCCCGCGGGGGCGGCGTCCCAGGAGGATCAGCAGTACATGGAAAAACTCAAACAGCTTTCCAAATACATCGAGCCTCTGCGCCGCATGATCAACAAGATTGACAAGAATGAAG AGCGAAAGAAGGACCTCAGCAAAATGAAGAGTCTCCTCAACATCCTCACGGACCCCAACACAAG GTGTCCTCTGAAAACGCTCCAAAAGTGCGAGATCGCGTTGGAGAAGCTGAAGAATGACATGGCCGTGGTAAGACATGCCCCTTTCTTacatcatcaccccccccccccccgaatcttTACGTGTCTGCGTCTGTATGCTTTTGGTCAGCcgacgcccccgccgccgctgccACCCAAGCAGCCCTATTTGTGCCAGCCGCTACTCGACGCCGTCATGGCCAACCTGCGCTCTCCCGTATTTAACCACTCGCTACACCGCACCTTCGCCCCCGCCATGGCCGCCATTCACGGGCCGCCCATCAC TGGTCCGCTGGTTCTGTCACGGAAGAGGAAGCAGGACGAGGATGAGCGTCAGACGGTCCCCAACATCCTGCAGGGGGAGGTGGCCCGGCTGGATGTCAAGTTCCTAGTGCACCTGGACCCGGCCCACTGCAGCAACAATGGTGCCGTGCACCTGCTCTGCAAGCTGG AGGACAAAAACCTTCCGAGCGTTCCGCCGCTGCAGCTCAGCGTTCCCGCAGACTATCCGGACCAGAGCCCCTATTGGTCTGACCACGCCGACCATTACG GCGCCAACCATTTCCTGCAGGCGGTGCATAGGACCCTGGCGTCCAAGCTGCTGCAGCTTCCCGACAAGCATTCGCTGACAGAGATTCTGCACACGTGGGCACAGAGCGTCCGCCAGGCCTGTTTGTCCGCCGCGTGA
- the med15 gene encoding mediator of RNA polymerase II transcription subunit 15 isoform X3, which yields MQQQQQNLQFQQFQQQQFQVQQQMRAQQQQMHQNQQQQNQQQQNQMHQSRMQQQQQMVQLQLQQQHAQSIQHMVQQQAQPGPMQPLLQQQQQQAPMVQQSLAGQMASAQHVPINSLSQQQHQLKMQQAFQARAALQQQHQMAAASGQLVRPNMQIPARPPRPPLAPAIPPPNAAAVTQQVQQHAMMSSPSPVQVQTPQSMPPPPQPSPQPPTSQPNSASSGPTPSPGGFQPSPSPQPSQSPSTARTPQNYGVPSPGPLSTPGNPNSVMSPAGAASQEDQQYMEKLKQLSKYIEPLRRMINKIDKNEERKKDLSKMKSLLNILTDPNTRCPLKTLQKCEIALEKLKNDMAVVRHAPFLHHHPPPPRIFTCLRLYAFGQPTPPPPLPPKQPYLCQPLLDAVMANLRSPVFNHSLHRTFAPAMAAIHGPPITGPLVLSRKRKQDEDERQTVPNILQGEVARLDVKFLVHLDPAHCSNNGAVHLLCKLEDKNLPSVPPLQLSVPADYPDQSPYWSDHADHYGANHFLQAVHRTLASKLLQLPDKHSLTEILHTWAQSVRQACLSAA from the exons atgcagcagcagcagcagaacttGCAGTTCCAGCAgttccagcagcagcagttccAGGTTCAGCAGCAGATGAGagcccagcagcagcagatgcACCAGaaccaacagcagcaaaaccagcagcagcagaaccAG ATGCATCAGTCCaggatgcagcagcagcagcagatggtGCAgttgcagctgcagcagcagcacgcgCAGTCTATTCAGCACATGGTCCAGCAGCAGGCGCAACCGGGCCCCATGCAGCCGctcctgcagcagcagcagcagcaggccccCATGGTGCAGCAGTCTCTAGCCGGACAGATGGCGAGCGCCCAGCACGTCCCCATCAACTCGCTGAGtcagcagcagcaccagctcAAGATGCAGCAGGCCTTCCAG GCCCGGGCAGCGTTGCAGCAGCAACATCAGATGGCGGCCGCATCAGGACAA CTGGTACGTCCCAACATGCAGATTCCGGCCCGGCCGCCCCGGCCTCCGCTGGCCCCGGCCATCCCGCCCCCCAACGCCGCCGCCGTGACGCAGCAG GTACAGCAGCATGCCATGATGTCGTCACCTTCGCCAGTGCAGGTCCAGACCCCACAGTCCATGCCTCCTCCGCCCCAGCCGTCTCCTCAGCCTCCCACCTCGCAGCCCAACTCGGCCAG CTCGGGTCCCACGCCATCTCCCGGGGGGTTCCAGCCCAGCCCCTCCCCTCAGCCCTCACAGAGTCCATCTACCGCCAGGACACCCCAGAACTATGGGGTCCCCTCGCCTGGCCCACTTAGCACtccag GAAACCCAAACTCTGTGATGAGTCCCGCGGGGGCGGCGTCCCAGGAGGATCAGCAGTACATGGAAAAACTCAAACAGCTTTCCAAATACATCGAGCCTCTGCGCCGCATGATCAACAAGATTGACAAGAATGAAG AGCGAAAGAAGGACCTCAGCAAAATGAAGAGTCTCCTCAACATCCTCACGGACCCCAACACAAG GTGTCCTCTGAAAACGCTCCAAAAGTGCGAGATCGCGTTGGAGAAGCTGAAGAATGACATGGCCGTGGTAAGACATGCCCCTTTCTTacatcatcaccccccccccccccgaatcttTACGTGTCTGCGTCTGTATGCTTTTGGTCAGCcgacgcccccgccgccgctgccACCCAAGCAGCCCTATTTGTGCCAGCCGCTACTCGACGCCGTCATGGCCAACCTGCGCTCTCCCGTATTTAACCACTCGCTACACCGCACCTTCGCCCCCGCCATGGCCGCCATTCACGGGCCGCCCATCAC TGGTCCGCTGGTTCTGTCACGGAAGAGGAAGCAGGACGAGGATGAGCGTCAGACGGTCCCCAACATCCTGCAGGGGGAGGTGGCCCGGCTGGATGTCAAGTTCCTAGTGCACCTGGACCCGGCCCACTGCAGCAACAATGGTGCCGTGCACCTGCTCTGCAAGCTGG AGGACAAAAACCTTCCGAGCGTTCCGCCGCTGCAGCTCAGCGTTCCCGCAGACTATCCGGACCAGAGCCCCTATTGGTCTGACCACGCCGACCATTACG GCGCCAACCATTTCCTGCAGGCGGTGCATAGGACCCTGGCGTCCAAGCTGCTGCAGCTTCCCGACAAGCATTCGCTGACAGAGATTCTGCACACGTGGGCACAGAGCGTCCGCCAGGCCTGTTTGTCCGCCGCGTGA
- the LOC127589799 gene encoding properdin-like yields MKNIRKLLVIFIILMCVKRAQSVKCFARFEWTSGICEEELGDLDEDDCCLNPQYAYLTQDGDCQSCGPPKWTDWSPWSPCTTLCGEGVTQRSRKCFGIGQPECNNALESLQTKPCNGTCCSEGWSAWLPWSPCSATCGGSGVSKQVRLCSATPECLSACSGATEIVMSCDASGKCPVHGGWSPWSSWSLCSSNCVRDDAAPPFKQRRRSCSDPAPSADTKPPGDGCKGDDVELQNCSDIPKCPVDGNWGEWLPPGPCSAQCGEGLKLSIRHCDQPAPKYGGQLCVGPNARTYPCHITCAVDGSWSGWSNWGQCSSSCISEGGTPIRSRQRSCSSPGPSLFPAGESCPGNSNSVETCSHLPHCTVDGAWGSWSAFSACPVTCGIGLEVSRRSCDSPAPKYGGQPCAGNDRQTRLCNTGIHCPVDGVWSEWSAWQSCTYPFRGRIIRCNKIGGSQSRDRQCLYREHNGDICGGDDLSLSQYRGCYDVNACRVKGNWEGWAPWSLCKPACGGKSRRLRKRICSPDYSDYRPTIGRLEQPAVFFGTPLLDCGDLPPGVNTQEVQPCVNLPACD; encoded by the exons ATGAAAAACATCAGGAAGCTGCTCGTTATCTTCATCATCCTAATGTGTGTGAAGCGTGCAC AGTCTGTGAAGTGTTTCGCACGCTTCGAGTGGACGTCGGGCATTTGTGAAGAAGAGCTGGGTGACCTTGATGAAGACGACTGCTGTCTCAACCCTCAATATGCTTACCTCACACAAGATGGAGACTGCCAGTCCTGTGG TCCTCCAAAATGGACCGACTGGTCGCCATGGTCACCGTGTACCACCCTGTGCGGGGAAGGCGTGACCCAGAGGAGCCGGAAGTGCTTTGGCATTGGCCAACCAGAGTGCAATAATGCTCTAGAGTCTCTGCAGACCAAACCTTGCAACGGAACATGCTGCAGTG AGGGGTGGAGCGCGTGGCTTCCGTGGTCTCCGTGTTCTGCCACGTGCGGAGGGTCCGGAGTCAGCAAGCAGGTGAGGCTTTGCTCCGCAACTCCCGAGTGCCTCTCGGCCTGCAGTGGCGCCACCGAGATCGTGATGTCGTGTGATGCCAGCGGCAAGTGTCCAG TGCACGGCGGCTGGTCGCCGTGGTCTTCGTGGTCGTTGTGCTCTTCCAATTGCGTGCGAGATGATGCGGCTCCGCCATTCAAACAGCGCCGTCGCTCCTGTTCGGACCCCGCCCCTTCCGCCGACACAAAGCCGCCTGGTGACGGTTGCAAGGGAGACGATGTTGAGCTACAGAACTGCAGCGACATTCCAAAATGTCCCG TGGATGGCAACTGGGGGGAGTGGTTGCCGCCAGGACCTTGCTCCGCCCAGTGTGGGGAGGGGCTTAAACTCTCCATCAGGCATTGTGATCAACCTGCGCCCAAATATGGCGGACAACTCTGCGTGGGACCAAACGCGCGCACCTACCCGTGTCACATCACTTGCGCTg TTGATGGATCGTGGTCCGGTTGGTCCAATTGGGGCCAGTGTTCATCTTCCTGCATCTCGGAAGGAGGGACTCCCATCAGGTCTCGTCAGCGTTCCTGCTCCAGTCCCGGGCCTTCGCTCTTCCCCGCAG GGGAGAGTTGCCCTGGCAACAGCAACTCCGTGGAGACCTGCAGCCATCTTCCGCATTGCACCG TGGACGGCGCGTGGGGATCCTGGTCGGCCTTCTCGGCCTGTCCCGTAACCTGCGGCATCGGATTGGAAGTGTCACGCAGGAGCTGCGACAGCCCTGCCCCCAAATATGGTGGCCAACCGTGCGCAGGCAACGACCGGCAGACTCGTCTTTGCAATACCGGCATCCACTGTCCGG TGGACGGTGTGTGGTCCGAGTGGTCGGCGTGGCAAAGTTGCACATATCCCTTCCGGGGCCGCATCATCCGCTGCAACAAGATCGGTGGAAGTCAAAGTCGCGATCGCCAATGTTTGTATCGGGAGCACAACGGTGACATCTGTGGAGGTGATGACCTCAGTCTCAGTCAGTACAGAGGATGCTACGACGTCAACGCCTGCCGCG TCAAGGGGAACTGGGAGGGCTGGGCGCCATGGTCTCTGTGTAAACCGGCATGTGGAGGAAAGTCTCGGCGTCTCCGGAAGAGGATATGTTCGCCAGACTACAGCGACTATCG CCCCACCATCGGTCGTCTGGAGCAGCCGGCCGTCTTCTTTGGGACGCCGTTGTTGGACTGCGGGGATTTGCCACCAGGGGTCAACACGCAAGAGGTTCAGCCTTGTGTCAACTTGCCCGCTTGCGACTGA